In Nocardioides nitrophenolicus, the genomic window CATCGGCAGCACCCGGCCCTTGGCGCCGAGCAGCCGGCCGACCCAGTCGAGGGCGTCGACGTGGTCGCCGAGCAGCTCCCACAGGCCCACGATCAGTAGGTTGCCGACCACGTGGCCGCGCATCTCGCCGTCGCCCGCGAACCGGTGCTGCAGCACCTGCGCCCAGGTGGCGCCCCACTCGTCGTCGCCGCAGAGCGCGGCGAGCGCCATCCGCAGGTCACCGGGCGGCAGTACGCCGAACTCGCCACGCAGGCGGCCCGACGAGCCGCCGTTGTCGGCCACGGTGACCACCGCGGTCAGCTCGTCGACGGTGAGGTCGTCGAGCAGCTGGCGCAGCGCGCTCAGCGAGGCGTGCAGGCCGTGGCCACCGCCGAGCGCCACCACGGCCTGCGCCCGCTGGTCGGTCCCGAGGAGGTCCGAGCTCACTCGCGCCCCAGATCCCGGTGGATCGCGCGGGCGACGTAGCCCTGCTCCCCCATCCGGCGAGCGATCTCCTCGGTCATCGCCACGCTGCGGTGCTTGCCGCCGGTGCAGCCGATGGCGACCCGCATGAACCTCTTGCCCTCACGCAGGTAGCCCTCGGCGACGCCGGACAGCAGCGCGACGTAGCGGTCGGCGAACTCCGCGGCGCCCGGGCGCCCCAACACGTAGGCCGACACCTCGGCGTCCTGGCCGGTGCGGGGGCGCAGCTCGGGCACCCAGTGGGGATTGGGCAGGAAGCGCATGTCGGCGACGTGGTCGGCGTCGACGGGGATGCCGTACTTGAAGCCGAAGCTGATCACCGAGACCCGCAGCCGGGTGGTCTCGGGCGTGCCGAAGGACTCCGCGATCCGGTCGGTGAGCTGGTGCACGTTGAGGCTGCTGGTGTCGATGACCAGGTCGGCCTCGGAGCGCAGGTCGGCGAGCACGACGCGCTCGCGCTGCAGGCCGTCGAGCAGCCGGCCGCCCTGCTGGAGGGGG contains:
- the rapZ gene encoding RNase adapter RapZ → MDETHGQLVVVTGMTGAGRSTAAKELEDLGFFVVDNLPPSLLPEVVRLVDESHGPAQPVAVVVDVRSGSFFQGLRSALAHGVAGRTTTLVFLDATDEVLVRRQEAARRPHPLQQGGRLLDGLQRERVVLADLRSEADLVIDTSSLNVHQLTDRIAESFGTPETTRLRVSVISFGFKYGIPVDADHVADMRFLPNPHWVPELRPRTGQDAEVSAYVLGRPGAAEFADRYVALLSGVAEGYLREGKRFMRVAIGCTGGKHRSVAMTEEIARRMGEQGYVARAIHRDLGRE